The following proteins come from a genomic window of Nocardiopsis sp. YSL2:
- a CDS encoding DUF4389 domain-containing protein codes for MTDGTRYPVRVEATPDPTVSRWLWLVKWLLALPHYIVLFFLWIGFFAVTVVAFFAILFTGRYPRRLFEFNTGVLRWSWRVGFYAYWVLGTDRYPPFTLSGDVDYPARLTVRAPERMSRGLVLVKWWLLAVPHYLVVGLFVYGGVSITTGWTDEGAAEAAGTVFRSPGLIGLLVLFAAIALLFTGTYPRGLFDLVVGLNRWVLRVMVYAALMTDRYPPFRLDTGGSEPEETVADDWRAGSPPGGPAV; via the coding sequence ATGACCGATGGCACACGCTACCCGGTACGAGTCGAGGCGACGCCCGATCCCACGGTGAGCCGATGGCTCTGGCTTGTGAAGTGGCTGCTGGCGCTGCCCCACTACATCGTGCTGTTCTTCCTGTGGATCGGCTTCTTCGCCGTGACCGTGGTGGCCTTCTTCGCGATCCTGTTCACCGGCCGCTATCCGCGGAGGTTGTTCGAGTTCAACACCGGGGTGCTGCGATGGAGCTGGAGGGTCGGGTTCTACGCCTACTGGGTGCTGGGCACCGACCGCTACCCGCCCTTCACCCTGTCCGGAGACGTCGACTACCCCGCGCGGCTGACGGTCCGGGCACCGGAACGGATGTCCCGCGGACTGGTCCTGGTCAAGTGGTGGCTGCTGGCGGTTCCGCACTACCTGGTGGTGGGGCTCTTCGTCTACGGGGGCGTGAGCATCACCACGGGCTGGACGGACGAGGGGGCGGCCGAAGCGGCCGGGACGGTGTTCCGCTCACCCGGGCTGATCGGCCTGCTCGTGCTGTTCGCGGCCATCGCCCTGCTCTTCACGGGAACCTATCCTCGGGGCCTGTTCGATCTCGTGGTCGGCCTGAACCGCTGGGTGCTGCGGGTCATGGTCTACGCCGCGCTGATGACGGACCGCTACCCGCCCTTCCGCCTGGACACCGGCGGATCGGAACCGGAGGAGACCGTTGCGGACGACTGGCGCGCTGGGAGCCCGCCGGGCGGCCCGGCGGTGTGA
- a CDS encoding energy-coupling factor ABC transporter substrate-binding protein — protein sequence MSDTSKPRAWVTWALLGAVAVLAVLPLLTGAADHLEEPFAGADGEAESLVNELDPEYEPWLSPVFELPSGEVESGLFALQAAIGAGIVGYVFGVVRTRSRLRPVTGSGHAAASPVAPSGAGPGTGHGPGAAEPEPSDDASER from the coding sequence ATGAGCGACACGAGCAAGCCCCGCGCGTGGGTGACCTGGGCCCTGCTGGGAGCCGTGGCCGTCCTGGCCGTACTGCCGCTGCTGACGGGCGCCGCCGACCACCTGGAAGAGCCGTTCGCCGGTGCCGACGGCGAGGCCGAGAGCCTGGTGAACGAACTGGATCCCGAGTACGAGCCGTGGCTGTCGCCCGTGTTCGAGCTGCCCTCGGGTGAGGTCGAGTCCGGGCTGTTCGCCCTGCAGGCGGCGATCGGCGCCGGAATCGTCGGCTACGTCTTCGGGGTGGTGCGCACACGGTCCAGGCTGCGGCCCGTGACGGGATCGGGCCACGCCGCGGCGTCGCCCGTCGCGCCGAGCGGTGCGGGGCCCGGAACCGGCCACGGCCCCGGCGCCGCCGAGCCGGAGCCGAGCGACGACGCCTCCGAACGCTGA
- a CDS encoding universal stress protein, producing MVHEHAPVVAAVNGTPASDRALDWAADDARSRGLDLRVVYAFDWPHYHAVPHGLPGFDLDEFARRIVEEARRRVLERVPDLTVEAVHITGDPEPVLLRESQKAHSLVVGAHRMTTLDAVLPDSTALDLLVAASCPLVVVPDRDPGPAKGRVLVGVDGSATSRAAAEWAFSTADVRGSVLRAVTVHRGGPWWRFGALEDPSWTRTDEERKTEEAAAEKEARRILSESIAQERANRPRVRVEEVVATGHPVEALCATASDCDLMVVGSRGRGGFAGMLLGSVSRNVISHSPCPVAIIRPPH from the coding sequence ATGGTCCACGAACACGCACCCGTGGTGGCGGCGGTCAACGGAACACCAGCGAGCGACCGGGCCCTCGACTGGGCCGCGGACGACGCACGGTCGCGGGGCCTGGATCTGCGCGTCGTGTACGCGTTCGACTGGCCGCACTACCACGCCGTACCGCACGGCCTACCCGGCTTCGACCTGGACGAGTTCGCACGCCGCATCGTGGAGGAAGCGCGTCGGCGGGTGCTGGAGCGCGTCCCCGACCTCACCGTCGAGGCGGTGCACATCACCGGGGACCCCGAACCGGTCCTGCTGCGGGAGAGCCAGAAGGCGCACTCGCTGGTCGTCGGCGCGCACCGCATGACGACCCTGGACGCCGTCCTTCCGGATTCGACGGCCCTGGACCTGCTCGTCGCCGCGTCGTGCCCGCTCGTCGTCGTTCCCGACCGGGATCCGGGTCCCGCCAAGGGACGCGTCCTGGTCGGCGTCGACGGGTCGGCGACCTCACGGGCCGCCGCGGAGTGGGCGTTCTCCACGGCCGACGTCCGCGGGTCCGTGCTGCGGGCGGTGACGGTCCACCGGGGCGGCCCCTGGTGGCGTTTCGGTGCGCTGGAGGATCCGTCCTGGACCAGGACGGACGAGGAGAGGAAGACCGAGGAGGCCGCGGCCGAGAAGGAGGCCCGGCGGATACTGTCGGAGTCGATCGCGCAGGAGCGCGCGAACCGGCCGCGGGTGCGGGTCGAGGAGGTGGTGGCGACGGGCCACCCGGTCGAGGCCCTGTGCGCCACGGCCTCGGACTGTGACCTGATGGTCGTGGGATCGCGCGGGCGCGGCGGTTTCGCGGGGATGCTGCTGGGCTCGGTGAGCCGGAACGTGATCTCACACAGCCCGTGCCCGGTCGCGATCATCCGCCCGCCGCACTGA
- a CDS encoding energy-coupling factor ABC transporter permease → MHIPEGLLPPLHAAAWTAAAAPFIVHGVRSLTREMRANPDAKLLLGAAGAFCFVLSALKIPSATGTSSHPVGVGLGAVLFRPPVMAVLGTITLLFQALLLAHGGLSTLGANAFSLAVVGPWVAYGAFRLLRAATARLSEGLSMSVSVFAAAFSASLGTYTVTSFQLALAHPDPVSGIVGAFAKYAAIFSLTQIPIAVIEGLITVAVVRILTSVSRGDLVRLGLLRAAAATPAPGAESAGRPSAAPTTPAETREEGTTA, encoded by the coding sequence ATGCACATACCCGAAGGCCTGCTGCCCCCGCTGCACGCCGCCGCCTGGACCGCGGCCGCGGCCCCGTTCATCGTCCACGGCGTACGCTCCCTCACCCGCGAGATGCGGGCCAACCCCGACGCCAAGCTGCTGCTCGGCGCCGCCGGCGCGTTCTGCTTCGTCCTCTCGGCGCTGAAGATCCCCTCGGCGACCGGAACCAGCTCCCACCCGGTCGGGGTCGGCCTGGGCGCGGTGCTCTTCCGACCACCGGTGATGGCGGTCCTGGGCACGATCACCCTGCTCTTCCAGGCGCTTCTGCTCGCGCACGGCGGACTGTCCACGCTCGGAGCCAACGCCTTCTCGCTCGCCGTGGTCGGCCCCTGGGTGGCCTACGGCGCCTTCAGGCTGCTGAGAGCGGCCACCGCCCGGCTGTCCGAAGGGCTGTCGATGTCCGTGTCGGTGTTCGCGGCGGCGTTCTCGGCCAGCCTGGGCACCTACACCGTCACCAGTTTCCAGCTCGCCCTGGCGCACCCGGACCCGGTGAGCGGGATCGTCGGCGCGTTCGCCAAGTACGCGGCCATCTTCTCCCTCACCCAGATCCCCATCGCGGTCATCGAAGGCCTCATCACCGTGGCCGTGGTCCGCATCCTCACCTCCGTCAGCCGTGGTGACCTGGTCCGGCTCGGACTCCTGCGCGCGGCCGCGGCGACGCCCGCACCCGGGGCCGAGTCCGCAGGGCGGCCCTCCGCCGCGCCCACGACCCCCGCCGAGACCCGCGAAGAGGGGACCACCGCATGA
- a CDS encoding aminoglycoside phosphotransferase family protein: MTTRFHTHHIDIRENTVVKRYIDWSRGEPYREWAALKVLDFHVPDLAPHPIHADLDATPPAITMSRLPGRVLRGEPTTSAQIEATAHALDRLHRIPTRAVTELDPASWGPEAAVAKVRRLIHARPDPGSDPLARQAHQEGTTWMATTDPDHLLDNPYPPVLGLADGNHANFLWDGQRGCVRLIDWEDSGRNDRAFELGELTEHISRTDGTLDPEALLAQIDLTPREAMRVRGFRRLVALCWLLQLGPTGAATPHNPPGTARRVAERLLNLFG, encoded by the coding sequence ATGACCACCCGATTCCACACCCACCACATCGACATCCGCGAAAACACCGTGGTCAAGCGCTACATCGACTGGAGCCGAGGTGAGCCGTACCGGGAATGGGCGGCGCTGAAAGTCCTGGACTTCCACGTCCCCGACCTGGCACCGCACCCGATCCACGCCGACCTCGACGCCACTCCACCCGCCATCACGATGAGCCGCCTGCCCGGCCGCGTCCTACGCGGTGAGCCCACCACCAGCGCCCAGATCGAGGCAACCGCCCACGCCCTGGACCGGCTGCATCGGATCCCCACCCGGGCCGTCACCGAACTCGACCCCGCCTCCTGGGGCCCGGAGGCGGCCGTGGCCAAGGTCCGCCGGCTCATCCACGCACGACCTGACCCCGGCAGCGACCCACTGGCGCGGCAAGCCCACCAGGAAGGCACCACCTGGATGGCCACCACCGACCCAGACCACCTCTTGGACAACCCCTACCCGCCTGTCCTGGGCCTGGCCGACGGCAACCACGCCAACTTCCTCTGGGACGGACAGCGCGGATGCGTGCGGCTCATCGACTGGGAGGACTCCGGGCGCAACGACCGCGCCTTCGAGCTCGGCGAACTCACCGAGCACATCTCCCGCACCGACGGCACTCTGGACCCCGAAGCGCTGCTGGCCCAGATCGACCTCACCCCGCGAGAAGCGATGCGAGTGCGCGGATTCCGCCGCCTGGTCGCACTCTGCTGGCTCCTTCAGCTCGGCCCCACCGGCGCCGCCACACCGCACAACCCTCCCGGCACCGCGCGCCGCGTCGCCGAGCGACTACTCAACCTGTTCGGTTGA
- a CDS encoding flavodoxin domain-containing protein, whose amino-acid sequence MRVLVGYASEHGSTREVAQRIADRLSERGHSVEVWTLADAPSADGYEAVVLGSAVHGGAWLAEASDYLHANTAPLGQRPVWAFSVGLARAVGGWFHKHARDPQEVTELRESARLREHRLLAGALSPEHLPMFGRAVYRIMGGRYGDFRDWTEIDDWAGAIAADLSSSRPPGAAAV is encoded by the coding sequence ATGAGGGTGTTGGTCGGATATGCGAGCGAACACGGATCCACCCGGGAGGTCGCGCAGAGGATCGCCGACCGCCTGAGCGAGCGCGGGCACAGCGTGGAGGTGTGGACCCTGGCCGACGCCCCCTCGGCCGACGGCTACGAGGCCGTGGTCCTGGGTAGCGCCGTGCACGGCGGCGCCTGGCTCGCGGAGGCCTCCGACTACCTGCACGCCAACACCGCGCCGCTCGGCCAACGGCCGGTCTGGGCGTTCAGCGTGGGGCTGGCACGGGCCGTCGGGGGCTGGTTCCACAAGCACGCCCGGGACCCCCAGGAGGTCACGGAGCTGCGCGAAAGCGCCCGTCTCCGCGAACACCGCCTCCTGGCCGGCGCCCTGAGCCCCGAACACCTGCCCATGTTCGGTCGTGCCGTCTACCGGATCATGGGCGGACGCTACGGCGACTTCCGTGACTGGACGGAGATCGACGACTGGGCCGGGGCGATCGCCGCGGACCTGTCCTCCAGCCGGCCCCCGGGCGCCGCCGCGGTATGA
- a CDS encoding heavy metal translocating P-type ATPase, whose product MDAMDSEERGSRPLLTAPVALFAVCLTGLVVGGALRVSGLVVASDTAWLVATAVAAVASAWWVLRGLRHREGGADVIALLALVGAVLVGELAAGAIVALMFTGGRLLEDRADRRARRDLSDLLSRAPRTAHLVDGDQVATVPAEQVRPGDLLLVRPGETLPVDGRVTRGPAVVDESVVTGEPLPAERAVDEEVRGGTVNAGGPFRMRATTDAGQSAFAAIVRLAREAQARTAPFVRMADRYAAVFLPVTVVIAGAAWWLSGDPVRAVAVLVVATPCPLILAAPIAFTSGMSRAARRGVIVRGGSALERLADARVLLFDKTGTVTEGRPRLSRTAVGPETSPDEVLRLAASLDQVSPHVLATAIVRAARERGLRLEQPEETAEELGQGIGGTVGGRPVRVGKAAWAGEGAAEPDWVARARAEGARDGAVTVFVGVDGQLRGVLLLRDRLRADAPRTLRLLRLAGIERAVMVTGDRGEVAERVAAYVGADAVHAEQSPSDKVDVVRAESGHAATVMVGDGVNDAPALAAAGVGVALGARGSTASSETADVVVTVDRLSRVAESLAIARRTRVIARQSAGAGMLLSAVAMVVAAIGLLPPTAGALTQEAIDVVVILNALRALTGGRRGRVPELRGDDAELVRALEEEHSRLWPRIEALVPAAEQLAGGGPDTAATAAGLRDFLDDLAVHEERDEHLLYPRVAGALGGPETTATMSRGHKEIEDLSRRLRMALDEAAGAPGDGRAQRYAARLAIELHAVLRLHFAQEEENFHVLADPDRGVGDDERRPGGSRGSASAGESGTGTRGETGTGTRW is encoded by the coding sequence ATGGATGCCATGGATTCTGAGGAGCGCGGGTCCCGTCCGCTCCTGACCGCTCCGGTCGCTCTGTTCGCCGTGTGCCTGACCGGGTTGGTGGTCGGCGGGGCCCTGCGCGTGTCGGGACTCGTGGTGGCCTCCGACACCGCCTGGCTGGTGGCGACCGCCGTCGCCGCCGTCGCCTCGGCGTGGTGGGTGCTGCGGGGGCTGCGGCACCGCGAGGGGGGCGCCGACGTCATCGCCCTGCTGGCACTGGTCGGCGCCGTGCTCGTGGGAGAGCTGGCCGCGGGCGCGATCGTCGCCCTCATGTTCACCGGAGGCCGGCTGCTGGAGGACCGGGCGGACCGGCGCGCCCGCCGGGATCTGAGCGACCTGCTCTCCCGCGCCCCCCGTACCGCGCACCTCGTCGACGGCGACCAGGTGGCCACCGTCCCGGCCGAACAGGTGCGCCCCGGCGACCTCCTGCTGGTCCGGCCCGGGGAGACCCTGCCCGTCGACGGCCGTGTCACCCGGGGACCGGCCGTGGTGGACGAATCGGTGGTGACCGGCGAACCCCTCCCGGCCGAGCGCGCCGTGGACGAGGAGGTGCGCGGTGGCACCGTCAACGCCGGCGGCCCCTTCCGCATGCGCGCCACGACCGACGCCGGGCAGAGCGCGTTCGCCGCGATCGTCCGACTGGCCCGTGAGGCCCAGGCCCGCACGGCGCCGTTCGTGCGCATGGCCGACCGCTACGCGGCCGTCTTCCTCCCGGTCACCGTCGTGATCGCGGGCGCCGCCTGGTGGCTCTCCGGCGACCCCGTGCGCGCGGTGGCGGTCCTGGTGGTGGCCACGCCGTGCCCGCTCATCCTGGCCGCGCCCATCGCCTTCACCTCCGGCATGTCGCGGGCGGCGCGTCGGGGGGTGATCGTGCGCGGAGGCTCGGCCCTGGAGCGGCTGGCCGATGCCCGGGTGCTGCTCTTCGACAAGACCGGAACCGTGACCGAGGGGCGGCCCCGGCTGAGCCGCACGGCCGTCGGCCCCGAAACGTCCCCCGACGAGGTCCTGCGCCTGGCCGCCTCGCTCGACCAGGTCTCGCCGCACGTGCTGGCCACGGCGATCGTGCGCGCGGCCCGTGAGCGCGGTCTGCGCCTCGAACAGCCCGAGGAGACGGCCGAGGAACTGGGGCAGGGGATCGGCGGCACGGTCGGCGGACGACCGGTCCGCGTGGGCAAGGCCGCCTGGGCCGGAGAGGGCGCCGCCGAGCCCGACTGGGTGGCCCGGGCCCGCGCCGAAGGGGCCCGGGACGGGGCGGTGACCGTGTTCGTCGGTGTCGACGGACAGCTGCGCGGAGTCCTGCTCCTGCGCGACCGGCTGCGCGCGGACGCACCCCGCACGCTGCGGCTCCTGCGCCTGGCGGGCATCGAGAGAGCCGTCATGGTGACCGGGGACCGGGGCGAGGTCGCCGAGCGGGTCGCCGCGTACGTGGGCGCGGACGCGGTGCACGCCGAACAGTCGCCCTCGGACAAGGTGGACGTGGTGCGGGCCGAGAGCGGGCACGCCGCGACGGTCATGGTCGGTGACGGCGTCAACGACGCCCCCGCCCTGGCCGCCGCGGGGGTGGGCGTGGCACTGGGTGCCCGGGGCTCGACCGCCTCATCGGAGACCGCGGACGTCGTGGTCACCGTGGACCGTCTGTCCAGGGTGGCCGAGAGCCTGGCCATCGCCCGCCGCACCCGGGTGATCGCACGCCAGAGCGCCGGCGCCGGGATGCTGCTGTCGGCGGTCGCGATGGTCGTCGCCGCGATCGGTCTGCTGCCCCCGACGGCGGGCGCGCTCACCCAGGAGGCGATCGACGTCGTGGTGATCCTCAACGCCCTGCGGGCCCTGACCGGCGGTCGCCGCGGCCGCGTGCCGGAGCTGCGCGGTGACGACGCCGAGCTCGTGCGCGCACTGGAGGAGGAGCACTCCCGGCTGTGGCCGCGGATCGAGGCGCTCGTACCCGCGGCCGAGCAGCTGGCCGGCGGGGGGCCGGACACGGCCGCGACGGCGGCCGGGCTCCGCGACTTCCTCGACGACCTGGCCGTGCACGAGGAGCGGGACGAGCACCTGCTCTACCCGCGGGTCGCCGGGGCCCTGGGAGGGCCCGAGACCACCGCCACGATGAGCCGGGGGCACAAGGAGATCGAGGATCTGTCGCGGCGCCTGCGCATGGCCCTGGACGAGGCCGCCGGAGCGCCCGGTGACGGCCGGGCTCAGCGGTACGCGGCCCGTCTGGCCATCGAGCTCCACGCCGTCCTGCGCCTGCACTTCGCCCAGGAGGAGGAGAACTTCCACGTCCTCGCCGACCCCGACCGGGGCGTCGGGGACGACGAACGCCGTCCCGGCGGGTCCCGGGGTTCAGCTTCGGCCGGGGAGAGCGGAACCGGGACACGGGGTGAGACCGGAACCGGGACGCGGTGGTAG
- a CDS encoding RICIN domain-containing protein → MLHPRATRTPRGGRSPRRPAHRRLLRAMLAASLTTLLAVPIGALPAASPAAAADLDASQFAGVNWAVPGDNFVDGPLVLEGLDRSDGYATVSAKADAVYSGFQSTVGANTVRLPVNTHSVPGTDWGDAYAGAVDAATARGMKVILGYWEDGASSGGRIVDEAAFHAMWDALIDEYGSNGLVYFQPMNEPHGYSASAWADVAADWVARYPSVPRDRILVSGSGYNSEVTSVCGDSRLDGTHLSLHIYAFQFESMSYDAWVNLFRDRIGSCGSRTVLDEFGAPMDDGRDYNESNSSDNFVRYMRAATDTVHDLDMGAVYWPALGGKHTYRPDYDWYSLYALHGSGTDLTLSVRNPTQIDRLTYAFGAGDSTPDTGLENVGVPGCLDVPEGTQENRTQVQIWDCNGGSNQQWTRTATGEITVYGGAKCLDALGGASSNGTRVGIYDCNGQDNQKWTFHSDGTLRSVASGLCLDVSRETSKAQLWSCWGGSNQQWRVV, encoded by the coding sequence ATGCTCCACCCCCGTGCCACCCGTACCCCCCGAGGCGGCCGTTCCCCCCGACGTCCCGCGCACAGGCGCCTGCTCCGCGCGATGCTGGCGGCCTCGCTGACCACGCTGCTCGCCGTGCCGATCGGCGCCCTGCCCGCCGCGTCACCGGCCGCGGCGGCCGACCTGGACGCCTCGCAGTTCGCCGGAGTGAACTGGGCGGTTCCCGGAGACAACTTCGTCGACGGCCCCCTCGTCCTCGAAGGACTGGACCGGTCCGACGGCTATGCGACCGTCAGTGCCAAGGCGGACGCCGTCTACAGCGGTTTCCAGAGCACCGTCGGCGCCAACACCGTCCGGCTGCCCGTCAACACCCACTCCGTCCCCGGTACGGACTGGGGCGACGCCTACGCCGGAGCCGTCGACGCCGCGACGGCCAGGGGCATGAAGGTGATCCTCGGCTACTGGGAGGACGGTGCCTCCTCCGGCGGCAGAATCGTCGACGAAGCCGCCTTCCACGCGATGTGGGACGCCCTGATCGACGAGTACGGGTCCAACGGCCTGGTCTACTTCCAGCCGATGAACGAACCCCACGGCTACAGCGCCAGCGCGTGGGCCGATGTCGCCGCCGACTGGGTCGCGCGCTACCCCTCGGTCCCCAGGGACCGGATCCTCGTCAGCGGCAGCGGCTACAACAGCGAGGTCACCTCGGTGTGCGGCGACAGCCGCCTGGACGGAACCCACCTGTCGCTGCACATCTACGCGTTCCAGTTCGAATCCATGAGCTACGACGCGTGGGTCAACCTGTTCCGGGACCGGATCGGTTCCTGCGGTTCGCGCACCGTCCTGGACGAGTTCGGCGCCCCGATGGACGACGGCCGCGACTACAACGAGTCGAACAGCTCGGACAACTTCGTCCGATACATGCGCGCCGCCACCGATACCGTCCACGATCTCGACATGGGTGCGGTCTACTGGCCGGCCCTCGGCGGCAAGCACACCTACAGGCCCGACTACGACTGGTATTCGCTCTACGCCCTCCACGGCAGCGGCACCGACCTGACGCTGAGCGTGCGCAACCCCACCCAGATCGACCGGCTCACGTACGCCTTCGGCGCCGGCGACAGCACACCCGACACGGGGCTGGAGAACGTCGGCGTGCCGGGCTGCCTCGATGTCCCCGAAGGCACGCAGGAGAACCGCACCCAGGTCCAGATCTGGGACTGCAACGGCGGATCGAACCAGCAGTGGACCAGAACGGCCACCGGAGAGATCACCGTCTACGGCGGCGCGAAGTGCCTGGACGCCCTCGGAGGGGCCTCGTCCAACGGAACGAGGGTCGGCATCTACGACTGCAACGGCCAGGACAACCAGAAGTGGACCTTCCACTCCGACGGCACCCTGCGCAGTGTCGCGTCCGGTCTCTGCCTGGACGTGAGCCGAGAGACGTCCAAGGCCCAGCTCTGGTCCTGCTGGGGCGGCAGTAACCAGCAGTGGCGGGTCGTCTAG
- the cbiQ gene encoding cobalt ECF transporter T component CbiQ: MTPIDTAAYRSRWRRYHPAVKGVLCGGLLACALLLPPWPGAALVAAATLAAAAAARVPFGLLARVAAAPLLLIITSAVPLLLTVGGPGELGWAEGGPERAAAVVARASAALGTQLLFVLTTPMADLLARLGRSRLPTALVEVIALTYQMLMVLLQTAQRVASGQAGRLGYHSRRSGIRSAGALGGVLLVRSLDRARRLQDGLACRGYTGRLTVQTAEQPVRPVELAAAAAPALLVAALSLTHAVLL, encoded by the coding sequence GTGACACCGATCGATACCGCCGCCTACCGGAGCCGGTGGCGGCGGTACCACCCCGCCGTGAAGGGGGTCCTGTGCGGTGGGCTGCTGGCGTGCGCACTGCTGCTGCCACCGTGGCCGGGCGCCGCGCTGGTGGCCGCGGCCACGCTGGCGGCCGCCGCGGCGGCCCGCGTCCCCTTCGGGCTGCTGGCACGTGTGGCGGCCGCGCCGCTGCTGCTCATCATCACCAGCGCGGTCCCACTTCTGCTGACCGTGGGCGGTCCGGGGGAACTGGGCTGGGCCGAAGGGGGGCCGGAACGGGCCGCCGCCGTGGTGGCGCGGGCCTCCGCCGCACTCGGCACCCAGCTCCTGTTCGTCCTGACCACGCCCATGGCCGACCTGCTCGCCCGCCTGGGCCGCTCCCGGCTGCCCACCGCCCTAGTCGAGGTGATCGCCCTGACCTACCAGATGCTGATGGTGCTGTTGCAGACCGCTCAGCGCGTCGCGTCCGGCCAGGCGGGGCGGCTGGGCTACCACTCCCGGCGGTCCGGAATCCGTTCGGCGGGTGCGCTGGGCGGGGTGCTGCTGGTCCGTTCCCTGGACCGGGCACGGCGGCTTCAGGACGGCCTGGCCTGTCGCGGATACACCGGGCGGCTCACAGTCCAGACCGCCGAGCAGCCGGTTCGGCCGGTGGAGCTGGCCGCGGCCGCCGCTCCGGCCCTGCTGGTCGCCGCCCTCTCCCTCACCCACGCGGTCCTGCTGTGA
- a CDS encoding energy-coupling factor ABC transporter ATP-binding protein, which yields MSTGTADDSLEARMRARPRSGLPAATAADPAPAGPGVPPVLAGNGLHYEYEGTGPALTGVDVRIRNGGLLAVLGPNGGGKTTLLRLLAGSLAPTRGSVLLDGDPLTHGRRARDRLRRRVQMVFQDPDDQLFSATVGQDVSFGPLNLDLPGDQVRERVDWALDALGITALADRPTHLLSYGQRKRVVLAGAMAMLPDVLILDEPTAGLDPAGVAELVTTLDSLRARGTTLVVSTHDVDLAHGWADQALVLDRTVLAAGPAGEVLGDTDLLARARLRPAWGPVVGRALRAHGLLPDDAADPASPEDLARLLDT from the coding sequence GTGAGCACTGGAACCGCCGACGACTCCTTGGAGGCACGCATGCGCGCCCGACCCCGGTCCGGCCTCCCCGCCGCCACGGCGGCGGACCCCGCGCCGGCCGGACCCGGCGTCCCGCCCGTCCTGGCCGGGAACGGCCTGCACTACGAGTACGAGGGCACGGGCCCCGCCCTGACCGGGGTGGACGTACGGATCCGCAACGGCGGACTGCTGGCGGTACTGGGCCCGAACGGGGGTGGCAAGACCACGTTGTTGCGGCTGCTGGCCGGCAGCCTGGCGCCCACCCGGGGGTCGGTGCTGCTGGACGGGGACCCGTTGACGCACGGTCGGCGCGCCCGGGACCGACTGCGCCGCCGGGTGCAGATGGTCTTCCAGGACCCAGACGACCAGCTGTTCTCCGCCACCGTCGGCCAGGACGTCTCGTTCGGCCCCCTCAACCTGGACCTGCCCGGCGACCAGGTGCGTGAGCGGGTGGACTGGGCGCTGGACGCGCTCGGCATCACCGCGCTCGCGGACCGGCCCACCCACCTGCTCTCCTACGGCCAGCGCAAACGGGTGGTGCTGGCCGGGGCGATGGCGATGCTCCCCGACGTGCTGATCCTGGACGAGCCCACGGCCGGGTTGGACCCGGCGGGGGTGGCGGAACTGGTGACGACCCTGGACTCCCTACGGGCCCGGGGCACCACGCTCGTGGTGTCCACGCACGACGTCGACCTGGCGCACGGCTGGGCGGACCAGGCGCTGGTACTGGACCGGACGGTCCTGGCGGCGGGCCCGGCCGGGGAGGTCCTGGGCGACACCGACCTGTTGGCCCGGGCCCGGCTGCGACCCGCCTGGGGCCCGGTGGTCGGGCGGGCGCTGCGCGCGCACGGACTTCTGCCGGACGACGCGGCCGACCCCGCCTCACCGGAGGACCTGGCCCGGCTCCTGGACACCTGA
- a CDS encoding universal stress protein: MKRSILVGVDGSETALKAVDWAAAEADRRGLRLLLLTAFTMYTAEAAFAWREQDLRVSLDRILDEAHDRALAVASDLEVEKTSVLDAPTAALLHRAGEAAMVVVGLRGRGGFPGLKAGSVAYRVAAHSPVPVVVVGPEPETEGEPVVVVGDDGSPHGQKALAAAFDAASTGSARVRVLRAWEPLIPPPQMMVSYDLGAMRASEEKALRQDLEPWFAKYPDVPVDAETVESAPVPALARAAQGARLLVVGARGLHGLPALALGATAHGLLHHAPCPVMIVHAG; this comes from the coding sequence ATGAAGAGGTCGATCCTGGTCGGGGTGGACGGATCCGAGACGGCACTCAAAGCGGTCGACTGGGCCGCCGCGGAGGCGGACCGGCGCGGCCTGCGCCTCCTCCTGCTGACGGCGTTCACCATGTACACCGCCGAGGCGGCGTTCGCCTGGCGGGAGCAGGACCTCAGAGTCAGCCTCGACCGCATACTCGACGAGGCACACGATCGGGCCCTGGCCGTGGCTTCCGACCTGGAGGTCGAGAAGACCTCGGTCCTGGACGCGCCGACGGCGGCACTGCTGCACCGGGCCGGAGAGGCGGCGATGGTCGTCGTCGGCCTGCGGGGCCGGGGCGGCTTCCCCGGGCTGAAGGCGGGATCGGTGGCCTACCGTGTGGCCGCGCACTCGCCCGTTCCGGTGGTCGTGGTCGGCCCCGAACCCGAGACGGAGGGCGAACCGGTCGTCGTGGTCGGCGACGACGGATCCCCGCATGGGCAGAAGGCACTGGCCGCGGCCTTCGACGCGGCATCCACGGGCTCGGCCCGCGTGCGCGTCCTCCGGGCCTGGGAACCGCTCATTCCGCCGCCGCAGATGATGGTCTCCTACGACCTCGGCGCGATGCGCGCCAGCGAGGAGAAGGCACTGCGCCAGGACCTGGAACCCTGGTTCGCCAAGTACCCCGACGTCCCGGTCGACGCGGAGACCGTGGAGTCGGCGCCCGTGCCCGCCCTGGCTCGCGCGGCGCAGGGGGCCCGCCTCCTCGTGGTCGGCGCGCGCGGACTGCACGGACTCCCGGCCCTGGCTTTGGGAGCGACGGCCCACGGACTCCTGCACCACGCGCCGTGCCCGGTCATGATCGTGCACGCCGGGTGA